The Bradyrhizobium sp. LLZ17 genomic sequence GCGAGGCCACCGTCGGCCGATCGAAACGTCCAGCGTTCAAGCAGGAGCAGGAGACTGTAAAAGAAATCCTGGCGGCCGAACTTGACCTCATAAAGCTCGGGCGCGGGATCATGCTGATCAAATAGAAATTTCTTGCCAAAAAAGAACTTGTAAAAAATTCCGATCAAAAAGATAAGGTCCGGCGGATTGCACGCATGAAGAACATCGAATCCATGGCGATACGCCACCTTCAACGAGAGAACGAACTCCCAAAAGAGAGCGACGGCATATTCGAAAAGATAAGTTACGGCGCTCGAGCCTTCCACACCCCGTCGATGGCGGTAGATATGCACGCCGTCGATCTGCTCGTATGCCTTGTCATATCCCTTCCCTTTCGGACAAATGACCGAAACGGTGTAACCAGCCTGGTGCAGCGCTGTGGCCTCCTGCCAAACCCGGCGATCGGCCGGCACCGGCAGGTTTTCAACGATGATAAGGACCGCGCCGGTCGCATCACCTACCGCAGATATGTTGTCCGACAAATCCATTGCGCCTACGTCCGTCAGTTGAAACCCGGCGACCTTTCGTATAGGACCTCAAGGAGGAGCACAATCTCGAGGTCGCGGACGATCCGCAGGATGCCCGGAGGCCTTGCCCGACAACCTGAGGAGGGAACGTCGACGCCATGGACACGGGCTCTTCGATTGCGCTCCTGCTTCGCAGCGGCACTCCATTACCCGACGATTGCAACCTGGGAGAATCCTCGAGTTTTTCGGAATTCCCTGGACGGCGCTGACAGTCAGCGAAGCGAACGAGGGTAATGTAGCCTCGCTGATGGCAACTCATCCGCGGTTCTCCGTCCTGACTTCCGCGCCCTGTCTCGCCGAAACCCTGCGGCCCTGCAAGGCCGGAACTTTTCCGGCCTGGTTGGCGGCAGCCACTTCCGTGTTCGTCTATGGATTTCAACCTGCGGATCGCTGCAGGGCTCTGCTGCGCCAGATCACTGGAGACTCGGAGGCGGACATCCTCGGCATTGATGCGCGGCCGATAACCGTGTCCGTGACTGATGCTTTTCCAGACATGTGCGGCCCAATGTCGGCCCTGCGGATCCAACTCGAGCCAGGCGCCGCGGATGCGGCGCTGGTCATCCGGGATGATGGCGAATTGCAGAGCATCCTTGGGGCACACGAGGGGCACCTGTTCGCCGGATTTGCTTGTTCCGGCGTGCGCTTTTTTGCCGATGCGTCACTGGCGATGGTGGACATTCGCGAACGCACTGCGACCTCTTACGATGTGAAGAAGCGTTTTGCCGGTGCGGTCCCAGTCGTGATGTATCTGAAGTGGTCGTTCCGCGACGTCTGCTGGACCACCCCCGAAACAAACGCGTGCCTGATCATCGACGATCCACCTCTGTGGCCACGGTATGGCTTTCTCGATTTTGGCGAACTATTGCAATTGGCCGACAAGCAGATGTTCGCGACGACTATCGCCTTCATTCCGTGGAACTGGCAACGAACAAATCGCGACACCGTTGCCACCTTTCGGCAAAATAGCGGAAAACTTTCTGTCTGTGTGCACGGCTGTGATCACACCCGCGGCGAATTTGCAGCCCGTTTGGCCGACCTGCTCGACAGAAAGCTGAAGATCGCCAGGAGTCGGATGCAATCCCTTCTCAATAAGTCCGCACTGGATTATGAAAACGTGATGGTTTTCCCGCAAGGGGCATTCTCACCCGAGGCCGCGTCCGCTCTCAAGCGAAATGGCTTCTTAGCGGCAGTAAACACGGAAGTCGCACCAGCCGATGATGCATCGAACGAAACGACACTCGCAGATCTGTGGAGTGTCGCCATCGTCCGGTATGGCGGATTCTCGATTTATACTCGGCGGTACATCGACCACGGCATAGAAAACTTCGCATTTGACGGAATCCTGGGCAAGCCGTGCTTCATTGCCGGGCATCACGATATTTTCCGAAACCACGGTAGCGAACTGGCGAAGTTCCTCCAACGCCTGGCATCCTTGCGATGGAAACTCTGTTGGCGCGCTCTCGGGAGCGCCGTTTGCCGCAGCTACAGCATTAGACCGGACGGTGGAACCATCACCGTAAAGATGTTTGCTGAACAACTTCGCATCGAAAACGTGGAGGCGATTCCGCGACGGATCCGAGTTGTGAAGCAAGAATCGCAGGTCGTCTCCTTGAAAAATGTTACAGTCAACCAAGAGATCGTTGCGCACGAATGCATGGATGGATGTCTTCGAGTGATCGTCGATATCCCGCCCGGCGCAACGGCTGATATATGCTGCGTTTATCACGAACAGCCGGGTGCTTTTTCGGATTCAGAATCGGTCTCATACCGATTTGGAGTAGCGATTCGGCGATATCTGTCCGAACTTCGTGACAATTACGGGCACCTCTTTCGTTTTGGCGCTTAGCCGGGGGGACCGCAACGATTGCGGTCATGTTGTTTCGGCTCAGGCGCGAGGCTCCTAGCAAGGTCAGGCTGGTTCGCTACCACTCGCGGACAAGAGCTTCACGTTCAGCCAAGACGTAGGTCTTTTCCCCGCGCGGAGGGTGTGACTGCTGCCGTGGCGAGCTTCGAACCGGGCATTCGCGCGCAGATCGCTTTGCCGATGATTAAAAAAGTCTCAGGTGTCCCTTCGCCACAACCGGAATAGCTAACTCAGAAAAGAAAGCTCAGGGCGGATGAAAGAATACGCTCGGGTACCGGGCTTCAAGTCCTGATGATTAGGATCCGATCCTGAGAAAAACACGACGCGTTTTTGCGGATGGAGTTGGAGACGGGTGAAAACGTCTTCGGGCGCCGATCGGCATGTTATCCCCCAATAAAGGCGTCGATCTTGCAGTCAAACTCAAGAGTGACCGCCGGCATTATGGCATTTTATGCGGCAAAAGCGGTGCCGTGGATCGGCACTTGCAAAAAGAAGGCAAGATGGTGCTCATCGAAACCAGCGTCGACGTCCAGAACTAGGTCCTGCTTCAACGCCGCGACCGCAAAGCGGCGGTTAATGGCGCGGCCCCCGCCGCGCTTTGAGCGACATCGTTCGCGAAGTGGAAGGCATCGTTCGCGCCGATTGTCGCAAACGACTCTGTGCCGCACGCCGCAGCGGCCACGGGAGAATGGTTCAGACGCCCTTATCGTTATTTCGTTCAGGAAATGCTGGTGATCGAAAGATTAACCGCCTCAGAAGTGGCTGTTCGCTTCGCGCACCCTGTATGCCTTGCGCTCGCCTCTCGAACCAGCGACGGCGATTCCCGGTTGCGAAAGTTGACGCGCGGATGTTAGTTCGTGAGCTCGATTGCACCCGAGATGTCGAACCTGAACTTGCCGGCGATTAGGGAAAATTCGTTGGCGAGAGCGATGTTGACCTCGCGGAAAGAGTTTTCCAGAGCTTAGGCGCACTCCGCGGTCACGGGGTTGTCTTGTGAGTCACCCTTGGTGAACGTCGAATAGAGGAGTTCCGCTCTCTGTGCAGCTTCCGGCGACGTGGCGCCGACGATGCGATCGTTGTGCACGATTTCATGCAAGGTATTGCCGGAATGGCGCGCTCCGGGCAATGCGCGACGTCGATTTTCAGATGTTTCGATTGGAGGATTGGAAGTACTAAGATGTTTTCACAGGTCTTCGGCTTGATCGTAGAGTCGATGATGAGGGAAGCAGGCTATTCGCGGCCGAAAGAACAAAGGACAAATCGCATTTTTGTTTTCGTGCGGAGTCGGTACGGCCATAGCGAAAACGTCCTCTGGGCGCAGGCCCGTCTGAGCCTTGAAACGTCCAGTCTTCAAGGCTGCAGTCAGCAATTCCGCAATGCCTTTTTCTTCAAACGGGCAGTGGCAGCTGTTAATCTCATTTGCTTTTGTTCTCGTTGAGATCAAACCCAGTAACCGTTACGCCCGCGTTCGCAAATAAGAGCGAAGTCGAAAGTCTTAGATAGCCAAAGCCTGCAACGCAAACGGTGTCCTGCATTCGCGGGACGGCTGCACATGTTGGCCCGTGACGATGTCGAGAATTCTTTCGGCCGCCTCCAAATGGATTTGTCCAAGGGGTTATCGGGCGATTGAGAGCCGCGACCATCGCCTCCGCGTCTCGCGTACTAAAGCATTTGCGACGACATCGACGGTTTCGTGCCGTCCGCGCAATCAACGTTCCACTCCGCCGATCGTCCGTTGCTGCACCCGCGCCAGTTGATGAAAGTTCAGTGGCAGGTCATTGTTGTTCTAGCGTGATCGGATCTAGCGCGCGCTAGCGTGGTCGTGTTGCCAGCGAAGCTGCACACCCGTCAGTCAGGGTCGTCGTGACGAGACGGGCGTCGACGAGTCGATTGTTAACATCAAAGTGCGGTAACGGACGGCACTCGTCTCGGCCGCTCTCGAGCGATAGATGCCATATTCCCAATAGGTGCCCTGCCCAAAGCCCAAAGCACCCTGATAATTCGCAACCTGCTTGCCGTTGATCCAGACATTCAGGTACCCGTTGCCACTGTTAGAAAAATTCGCTCGAACGCGAATGTCGTTGTAGACGCCTGTCTGAATCGGATTCGGGTCGGTCCAGAGCGTGAGCATATGGAGAGCGGATGAGGAATTGCGGGGATTGCCACCGGGCAGAACATAGCGGGCAACAATTTGCAGACGTTCGCCGTCCATCTGGACGGCGAACGGCGGTGAGGTCGGTACGCCGCTCGCAATGTCGTCATTGTGCATCTGCCCGACGACAAAAAAGCCGTTCGAATGGTTCTGCGTGTTGACGAAGGTCCCGTTGGAGTTGGCCTCCACCATGAACTGGTAGTCCAAGCCAATCGGGGTACCGGCCGGGATCACAGCACCCCAGCTGGTCGCGACGCCCGTCGAGTCATTTTGAATTTCAGAGCGATCGACCCCAGAACCATCACCCCCTGCTGCCCAATTATCGCCCCTGTGTACCTCGAACCGCAGAGTCTGCGGGTCGGGGCTGGCTATACTATAGCTCTTAGCCGCTGTCTCAATTTGGTAGACGTCGCCACCAATAAGAAGTGTTTGCGACTCAGCCGAAAACGACGCAATCGACGGAGCAGCTGTTCTAGTTCTATCTACAGGCTGCGATGCGGCGCTCGTATTGTCTGCCGTATTGCTGTGGGCACCAGCAGAGCTGTGAGTATCGTCTGACAGGCTCTGGGCCCGCAGGTAGCACGAACCACCTGCGCCCGCTATCTTCGCATCGAGGGATGTCGATCCATCAGAGATGTTCGCGACGCTGCCAGCCAGCGCGAGGATAAGGGGTATCGATATTGTCACTGCTATCCCTTTTGTCTGTTCGACTTGTAGCCTGAGCAAGATTACAGCAGCGCTCTATCGTGAAATCTGATCAGCCTCCTGCCGCATGAATTCTTGGCCCTTGTGACAATAGCTCATTCAAATCCCGATACAATTTTGGACTGATCCAATCGAAGGAAAATAAGAACTACCACCAGGTCACTAGGTCGAGGAATGCATGATGGATTGTATGGTGATGTGCAGAATGCGAGGGAACACGTGCGCACCGGGAGCATCACGCCGTGTGGCCGGACCCGAAAGAGCCGCGCCTGCGTCATCAAGCGCCTTCAGCCGCTTAGCGTCGGAAACCGCCAGCCCGCCTTACTTGGCCTTCCACTTGTAGAACGTCGGGCTCGAAATCCCGTGCTTGCGGCAGACAATCAGCGGTCGCCGCACCCGTCTGCTGCTCCCGCAAGAGACCGCACCTCGTAGGTAACCCCTATTATCCGCCAAAACGGCTTCTTAATCCGCCAAAACGGCTTCTGGAGTGCTGAACACCTGATATGCATTTGGCTATGCTCGCTTTTGATCGGCTACGAGCCTTATGACTTCGCGGGGGAAGAAATGACGTGCGTCGAGCAAATTGCTACGGCCCATATTTACGCGGCTGATTTATCGCCGCTTCTTCAATGTCGGTGATCGGATCCATTACGCAACAAAGCCCATGTGGGAATCCCGCGGTATCAGGCTTGACCTTGGAAGATGCGATCGTCAGCGCGTTCGCGGGCACTCTATTCTTTCGCTTCACTATGCAGGAGGTACAAAAGCTTGCTGGAGGAAGCCGCACGCAGGAGGCGCGCGCGGAGATCGCGGATTCGGCAGCCAGTTGGCCCGCATGCAATTGAAGCAGTCGCCGCCCTTTGCGATGCTCAGCGGGTTTTTCGCCTTGCGCGCGCAGGCTGGTCAATGGGGCGTGGCAGCGAAGTTTCCGAACTCGGCCTTTGCGCTCTTCTCGATTGCATCAGCGGTCATGGCTATCGGTACGTTGACCGGCCAGCCTCTGGGCAATTCGTTTCTGCCCAATATCAGTTCTCTGGTGGGCGAGGGTAACTTTGACGGCGCCCGCAAGCTGATATCGGAAGCGTATCTGCTGTTAGCGCCGTGTTGTGGCCAAAACGGAGCATCTGCCGAAGGGCGCCGATCCACGCTTCAACGTGACCTCGCTCGCACGCGAGGCCATTGCAGCACAGAAGCTTTATGAGACAAATTGAGCATGAGTACATTCACAAACCTTGAGGAAACGGCTCCCCCGCGCGATGGCGCGCTCAAAAGCCGGGGGACCGTGATTCACGTTGGCCGCGCCATCTCGGTGGTCTTCTATGTCACCGTCGCCGCCCGGCTGCTTAGCATCGTCAGCCAGGTGCTGACGGCTTCGGCCTTTGGCGCTGGCCCAATCATGGACGCCTATACGGTGGCGCTGATCGTGCCCACAACCATTTCTGGCATCTTGACCGCGGCGGTAGGCGCGGCATTGATTCCGGTCTTTGTGGACTACCGCGAAAACAAAGGCGAGGCGGAGTCCATTCGCCTGCTCTCGGCAGCGATGACGCTGGGCACGCTGATTACGCTGGTGGTGACGGTGGCGCTGGCCGCGGGCGCGCCGCTGGTGGTGACGGTCTTCGCCCGGCAGATGGATGCCCCGACGCAGACGATGGCGGTCATCCTCGTGCGCTTGCTGATGCCCGTGCTCTTGCTGCAAGTGCTGGTGACGCTCATTGGCTCCGTTCTGAATGCCTATGGGCGGTTTGCTGTGCCATCTCTGGCTCCCGTCACGATCACGCTGAGCACCATAGCGTTTCTGCTGTTTGCGCGTTCCTGGGGCATCTATGCCCTGGGCTTGGCCACGATTGTGGGTTATTCGCTGAATTTCTTGCTGCTCGTCGTTGCCTATCTGCGCATGGGGCTGCGCTTTCATTTTGCGTGTTCCTGGCGGCATCCGGGCATTCAGCGCATTGCCGCGCTTTCCGCGCCCATGCTGATCGGGGCGCTGCTGGTCAACGGCAATAATCTGGTCGATCAGTTTATGGCTTCGCTCTTGCCGCCCGGCAGCATTGCCTCGCTTAGTTACGCGATCAGGCTGGTGGAGACGCCCTCGGGGATCTTTTATACGGCGCTCTCCACGGTGCTTTTGCCGATCTTCGCGCTGCAAGTGGCCCGCCGCGAATTCACACTCCTAACCACCACCTTCCGCCAGGTGGTCATTTTTTCCGCAATCATCCTGATGCCCGCTGGC encodes the following:
- a CDS encoding heparin lyase I family protein → MTISIPLILALAGSVANISDGSTSLDAKIAGAGGSCYLRAQSLSDDTHSSAGAHSNTADNTSAASQPVDRTRTAAPSIASFSAESQTLLIGGDVYQIETAAKSYSIASPDPQTLRFEVHRGDNWAAGGDGSGVDRSEIQNDSTGVATSWGAVIPAGTPIGLDYQFMVEANSNGTFVNTQNHSNGFFVVGQMHNDDIASGVPTSPPFAVQMDGERLQIVARYVLPGGNPRNSSSALHMLTLWTDPNPIQTGVYNDIRVRANFSNSGNGYLNVWINGKQVANYQGALGFGQGTYWEYGIYRSRAAETSAVRYRTLMLTIDSSTPVSSRRP
- the murJ gene encoding murein biosynthesis integral membrane protein MurJ, with the translated sequence MSTFTNLEETAPPRDGALKSRGTVIHVGRAISVVFYVTVAARLLSIVSQVLTASAFGAGPIMDAYTVALIVPTTISGILTAAVGAALIPVFVDYRENKGEAESIRLLSAAMTLGTLITLVVTVALAAGAPLVVTVFARQMDAPTQTMAVILVRLLMPVLLLQVLVTLIGSVLNAYGRFAVPSLAPVTITLSTIAFLLFARSWGIYALGLATIVGYSLNFLLLVVAYLRMGLRFHFACSWRHPGIQRIAALSAPMLIGALLVNGNNLVDQFMASLLPPGSIASLSYAIRLVETPSGIFYTALSTVLLPIFALQVARREFTLLTTTFRQVVIFSAIILMPAGALLSSLSRPVVEIFYHHGNFNAQATDVVASAVMFLAPNMFIVTYGFINGRTYNALQDNRTLRNVAVLSLVLNAVLDYLLMQIWGVAGIAFSTTLTYLIGALTLLLILNKRLQGLRLPQLGLSLGKSAVAATFLWLTCSLLVMLPQVAALPLLVQIASLTAAGLVIYAALLLALRVPEVSELWAILCSRLPWGRVRPKPA